One genomic segment of Mesoterricola silvestris includes these proteins:
- the argF gene encoding ornithine carbamoyltransferase: protein MAVNLKGRSFLSLMDFTVEEVRYLLDLSRDLKAKKRMGVYNYLLKGKNIVLLFEKSSTRTRCAFEVAALEEGAHVTFLDSNSSQMGKKESLEDSAKVLGRFFDGIEYRGYKQEVVEDLAKFSGVPVWNGLTDIDHPTQILADFLTIEEHVAKPLNKVKLVFAGDIRNNMSYALMYGAAKTGIHFVGLGPKELNPSQEILDRVREVGKLTGAKIEITDDVNAVAGADVIYTDVWASMGEEDQIPERVRLLTPYKVTMDLVRKTANPDMIFLHCLPAFHDFETKLAKDMKDKGHDIREVTDEVFRSHHSKVFDEAENRMHTIKAVMVATL, encoded by the coding sequence ATGGCCGTCAACCTCAAGGGTCGCAGCTTCCTCAGCCTCATGGACTTCACCGTGGAGGAGGTGCGCTACCTCCTGGACCTCTCCCGGGACCTGAAGGCCAAGAAGCGCATGGGCGTCTACAACTACCTGCTCAAGGGCAAGAACATCGTCCTGCTCTTCGAGAAGTCCTCCACCCGCACCCGCTGCGCCTTCGAGGTGGCCGCCCTGGAGGAGGGCGCCCACGTCACCTTCCTGGACAGCAACAGCTCCCAGATGGGCAAGAAGGAGTCCCTGGAGGACAGCGCCAAGGTCCTGGGGCGCTTCTTCGACGGCATCGAGTACCGCGGCTACAAGCAGGAGGTGGTGGAGGACCTGGCGAAGTTCTCCGGCGTTCCGGTGTGGAACGGCCTCACGGACATCGACCACCCCACCCAGATCCTCGCCGACTTCCTCACCATCGAGGAGCACGTGGCCAAGCCCCTCAACAAGGTCAAGCTGGTATTCGCCGGCGATATCCGCAACAACATGAGCTACGCCCTGATGTACGGCGCGGCCAAGACCGGCATTCACTTCGTGGGCCTCGGCCCCAAGGAGCTCAACCCCAGCCAGGAGATCCTGGACCGCGTGCGGGAAGTGGGCAAGCTCACCGGCGCCAAGATCGAGATCACCGACGACGTGAACGCCGTCGCGGGCGCGGACGTCATCTACACCGACGTGTGGGCCTCCATGGGCGAGGAGGACCAGATCCCCGAGCGCGTGCGCCTCCTGACCCCCTACAAGGTCACCATGGACCTGGTCCGGAAGACCGCCAACCCCGACATGATCTTCCTGCACTGCCTGCCGGCCTTCCACGACTTCGAGACGAAGCTGGCCAAGGACATGAAGGACAAGGGCCACGACATCCGCGAAGTGACGGACGAGGTGTTCCGCAGCCACCACTCCAAGGTCTTCGACGAGGCCGAGAACCGCATGCACACCATCAAGGCCGTCATGGTCGCCACCCTCTAG
- a CDS encoding helix-turn-helix domain-containing protein — protein sequence MAFDPRKLFLPISLNIVKKRHDLKWSQQELADRAGLSRRMIGMIESGESNVSLATLGHIAAAFDLTFSELLDAPQEPAHPDRGVQLWQGSRPGTKVDLLQSFPARRTVELWKWTIAPGDRYQGEPDLPGYREMVYVVRGELTLEQAGATQVLKAGESIAFPSDSPYAFANTGKGSLSFILNVVA from the coding sequence ATGGCCTTCGACCCCCGGAAACTCTTCCTTCCCATCTCCCTGAACATTGTCAAAAAGCGGCACGACCTGAAGTGGAGCCAGCAGGAGCTGGCGGACCGCGCGGGCCTGAGCCGGCGCATGATCGGCATGATCGAGAGCGGCGAGAGCAACGTGAGCCTGGCCACCCTGGGCCACATCGCCGCCGCCTTCGACCTCACCTTCTCCGAACTCCTGGACGCCCCCCAGGAGCCGGCCCACCCCGACAGGGGCGTCCAGCTGTGGCAGGGCAGCCGCCCCGGCACCAAGGTGGACCTGCTCCAGAGCTTCCCCGCGCGGCGCACGGTGGAGCTCTGGAAGTGGACCATCGCCCCCGGCGACCGCTACCAGGGCGAACCCGACCTCCCCGGCTACCGCGAGATGGTCTACGTGGTCCGCGGCGAGCTCACCCTGGAACAGGCCGGCGCCACCCAGGTCCTCAAGGCCGGAGAGTCCATCGCGTTCCCCTCGGACTCCCCCTACGCCTTCGCCAACACCGGAAAAGGCAGCTTGAGCTTCATCCTCAACGTGGTCGCCTAG
- a CDS encoding MoaD/ThiS family protein — MLITVKLFAHFRNGRFKEAERTYPDGADCLHVIHSLDFTARDMGIVMVNGLHAALDRTLQDRDTLALFPLVGGG; from the coding sequence ATGCTCATCACCGTCAAGCTCTTCGCCCACTTCCGCAACGGCAGGTTCAAGGAAGCCGAACGGACCTACCCCGACGGCGCGGACTGCCTCCACGTCATCCACAGTCTCGACTTCACCGCCCGGGACATGGGAATCGTCATGGTCAACGGCCTCCACGCGGCGCTGGACAGGACGCTGCAGGACCGGGACACCCTCGCGTTGTTCCCGCTGGTGGGGGGCGGCTAG
- a CDS encoding aldehyde ferredoxin oxidoreductase family protein, producing MDRILRVNLTDLTTRSEETPAAWAGLGGRALTSTIVAKEVPPACHPLGPNNKLVFAPGLLSGTSASNSGRLSCGAKSPLTGGIKESNVGGTAAQMFARLGIKALVLEGVPQGDAWYGLRVTKDGVEIREERELVGSNNFAVLDVLEARHGKKAGVISIGTAGEMRVTAANISVRDPSGKLRSHGRGGLGAVMGSKRVKFITLEEEGAPGIQIADPEKFKAASRVFTKALMDHPVSGTGLPTYGTNVLVNILHEAGGLPTRNFTAGRFDGHDSICGETMHDTIVARGGKPRHGCHAGCVIQCSQVYNDKEGKYLTSGFEYETIWGLGANCTITDLDDIAMADSIMDDLGIDSIETAVAFGVAMEAGILPWGDGKEMLRILREEVGRGTALGRVIASGAGAVGRTYGITRVPVVKNQGIPAYDPRSVKGIGITYATTPMGADHTAGYTIATNILNVGGQVDPLRKDGQVELSRNLQIATAAIDSTGMCIFVAFPALDVPECLPALIDMINARFGAALTGDDVAELGKTVLKTERAFNMAAGMTPVHDRLPEFFRTDPVAPHNAVWDFSDEEVDAFWNF from the coding sequence ATGGACAGGATTCTCAGGGTCAATCTGACCGACCTCACCACCCGCAGCGAGGAGACGCCTGCCGCCTGGGCCGGCCTGGGGGGACGCGCCCTCACCTCAACCATCGTGGCCAAGGAGGTCCCTCCGGCCTGCCACCCCCTGGGCCCCAACAACAAGCTGGTCTTCGCGCCCGGGCTCCTTTCGGGCACCTCGGCCTCCAATTCGGGCCGCCTCTCCTGCGGGGCCAAGAGTCCCCTCACGGGCGGCATCAAGGAGAGCAACGTGGGCGGCACCGCGGCCCAGATGTTCGCGCGGCTGGGCATCAAGGCCCTCGTCCTGGAGGGGGTGCCCCAGGGGGACGCCTGGTACGGGCTGCGGGTCACCAAGGACGGCGTGGAGATCCGGGAGGAGCGTGAGCTGGTGGGCAGCAACAACTTCGCGGTGCTGGACGTCCTCGAGGCCCGGCACGGGAAGAAGGCCGGGGTCATATCCATCGGCACCGCCGGCGAGATGCGGGTGACGGCGGCCAACATCTCCGTGCGCGACCCCTCCGGCAAGCTCCGCAGCCACGGCCGGGGCGGGCTCGGCGCCGTCATGGGCTCCAAGCGGGTCAAGTTCATCACCCTCGAGGAGGAGGGGGCGCCGGGCATCCAGATCGCGGATCCCGAGAAGTTCAAGGCCGCCTCCCGGGTCTTCACCAAGGCCCTCATGGACCACCCGGTGAGCGGCACGGGCCTGCCCACCTACGGCACCAACGTCCTGGTGAACATCCTGCACGAGGCGGGGGGCCTTCCCACCCGCAACTTCACCGCGGGCCGCTTCGACGGGCACGATTCCATCTGCGGCGAGACCATGCACGACACCATCGTGGCCCGGGGCGGCAAGCCCCGCCACGGCTGCCACGCGGGCTGCGTCATCCAGTGCTCCCAGGTCTACAACGACAAGGAGGGCAAGTACCTCACCTCCGGCTTCGAGTACGAGACCATCTGGGGCCTGGGCGCCAACTGCACCATCACCGACCTGGACGACATCGCCATGGCCGACAGCATCATGGACGACCTGGGCATCGATTCCATCGAGACCGCCGTGGCCTTCGGCGTGGCCATGGAGGCCGGCATCCTCCCCTGGGGCGACGGCAAGGAGATGCTGCGCATCCTCCGGGAGGAGGTGGGCCGGGGCACCGCCCTGGGCCGCGTCATCGCGTCGGGCGCCGGGGCCGTGGGCCGCACCTACGGCATCACCCGGGTGCCCGTGGTGAAGAACCAGGGCATCCCCGCCTACGACCCCCGCTCCGTCAAGGGCATCGGCATCACCTACGCCACCACCCCCATGGGCGCCGACCACACCGCGGGCTACACCATCGCCACCAACATCCTCAACGTGGGCGGCCAGGTGGATCCCCTCCGCAAGGACGGCCAGGTGGAGCTCAGCCGGAACCTGCAGATCGCCACCGCCGCCATCGATTCCACCGGCATGTGCATCTTCGTGGCCTTCCCCGCCCTGGACGTCCCCGAATGCCTGCCGGCGCTCATCGACATGATCAACGCCCGTTTCGGCGCCGCCCTCACCGGCGACGACGTGGCCGAGCTGGGCAAGACGGTCCTCAAGACCGAGCGCGCCTTCAACATGGCCGCCGGCATGACCCCCGTCCACGACCGCCTCCCGGAATTCTTCCGCACCGACCCCGTCGCCCCCCACAACGCCGTGTGGGACTTCAGCGACGAGGAGGTGGACGCCTTCTGGAACTTCTGA
- a CDS encoding sigma-54-dependent Fis family transcriptional regulator, producing MGFRKINTPGILSAWEQFVSTGDLEPGVLAPEVEASWRRCLEAGVDPFAGRAPGVLRPTLFAELRERKQDLIRVARPFMDNLFGLVAGSFVVLLFDEHGVLLETVGDPERIRTCQDLNLNGGALWDEHEVGTNGAGTSLILGRPFQVSGPEHFCRKHHRWTCSGAPILDPEGRAIGLLDLSGPVDETHSHTLGLVMAAVAAIQNALILGQRNQELTLLNDRLSRVLGTVTDGVVVVDAQGVIGQINPAAERILAIPGARAEGRSIRDLVLDPEPVAALLERGQEFLDRELDVQSGPGVQHCLASGKPILGGGGAVRGAVLFVNPINKLKRLVNRFSGAQATFRFEDILGQGQALVRAVQLGRAAAENESNVLLTGESGTGKEMFAQSIHNQSSRRKGPFVAVNCGAIPRELIASELFGYQDGAFTGAARGGRPGKFELAGGGTLFLDEIGDMPLEQQVALLRVLQDRAITRLGGDRAFLVDVRIICATHKDLREEARRGTFRQDLYYRLNVSMIKLPPLREHPEDVPVLLQAFLARRGNRAALDVDPAAVAALQAYPWPGNIREFQNVVERMALSVQGSRITLEHLPEELLRSPEALPPPPPAVASGPLKLRDLLAEEEREEILASLRSAKGNMTRAAQNLGISRNTLYRKMEKFGL from the coding sequence ATGGGCTTTCGGAAGATCAACACCCCGGGGATCCTCTCCGCCTGGGAGCAGTTCGTCAGCACGGGGGACCTGGAGCCGGGGGTCCTGGCCCCGGAGGTGGAGGCCTCCTGGCGCCGCTGCCTGGAGGCGGGGGTGGACCCCTTCGCGGGCCGGGCCCCGGGGGTGCTGCGCCCCACGCTCTTCGCGGAGCTGCGCGAGCGCAAGCAGGACCTGATCCGGGTGGCCAGGCCCTTCATGGACAACCTGTTCGGCCTGGTGGCGGGGAGCTTCGTGGTGCTGCTCTTCGACGAGCACGGGGTCCTCCTGGAGACGGTGGGCGACCCCGAGCGCATCCGCACCTGCCAGGACCTGAACCTCAACGGCGGGGCCCTGTGGGACGAGCACGAGGTGGGCACCAACGGGGCCGGCACCTCCCTGATCCTGGGGCGGCCCTTCCAGGTTTCGGGTCCCGAGCACTTCTGCCGCAAGCACCACCGCTGGACCTGCTCGGGCGCGCCCATCCTGGACCCGGAGGGCAGGGCCATCGGCCTCCTGGACCTCTCCGGCCCCGTGGACGAGACCCATTCCCACACCCTGGGCCTGGTGATGGCCGCGGTGGCCGCCATCCAGAACGCCCTGATCCTGGGCCAGCGCAACCAGGAACTGACGCTCCTGAACGACCGCCTCTCCCGGGTGCTGGGCACCGTCACCGACGGGGTGGTGGTGGTGGACGCCCAGGGCGTCATCGGCCAGATCAATCCCGCGGCCGAACGCATCCTGGCCATCCCCGGGGCCCGGGCCGAAGGCCGGTCCATCCGGGACCTGGTCCTGGATCCGGAACCGGTGGCGGCGCTCCTGGAGCGGGGGCAGGAATTCCTGGACCGGGAGCTGGACGTGCAAAGCGGCCCCGGCGTGCAGCACTGCCTGGCCAGCGGCAAGCCCATCCTGGGCGGCGGCGGGGCGGTGCGGGGCGCCGTGCTGTTCGTGAACCCCATCAACAAGCTCAAGCGGCTCGTGAACCGCTTCTCCGGGGCCCAGGCCACCTTCCGCTTCGAGGATATCCTGGGCCAGGGGCAGGCCCTGGTGCGGGCGGTCCAATTGGGGCGGGCGGCGGCGGAGAACGAAAGCAATGTCCTGCTCACCGGGGAGAGCGGCACGGGCAAGGAGATGTTCGCCCAGTCCATCCACAACCAGTCCTCCCGGCGAAAGGGTCCCTTCGTGGCCGTGAACTGCGGGGCCATCCCCCGGGAGCTCATCGCCAGCGAGCTCTTCGGGTACCAGGACGGCGCCTTCACCGGGGCCGCCCGGGGCGGCCGCCCCGGGAAGTTCGAACTGGCCGGGGGCGGGACCCTCTTCCTGGACGAGATCGGCGACATGCCCCTGGAACAGCAGGTGGCCCTGCTTCGGGTGCTCCAGGACCGCGCCATCACCCGCCTCGGGGGGGACCGGGCCTTCCTGGTGGACGTGCGCATCATCTGCGCCACCCACAAGGACCTTCGGGAGGAGGCCCGGCGCGGGACCTTCCGCCAGGACCTCTACTACCGCCTCAACGTCTCCATGATCAAGCTCCCGCCCCTGCGCGAGCACCCCGAGGACGTCCCCGTGCTCCTGCAGGCCTTCCTGGCCAGGCGCGGGAACCGCGCCGCCCTGGACGTGGACCCCGCCGCCGTGGCCGCGCTCCAGGCCTACCCCTGGCCCGGCAACATCCGGGAGTTCCAGAACGTCGTGGAGCGCATGGCCCTGTCCGTGCAGGGCAGCCGCATCACCCTGGAGCATCTGCCGGAAGAACTCCTGCGCTCCCCCGAGGCCCTCCCGCCCCCGCCCCCGGCCGTTGCCTCGGGACCCCTGAAGCTGAGGGACCTCCTGGCCGAGGAGGAGCGGGAGGAGATCCTGGCCTCGCTGCGGTCCGCCAAGGGGAACATGACCCGGGCGGCGCAGAACCTGGGAATCTCGCGGAACACCCTCTACCGGAAGATGGAGAAGTTCGGGCTCTAG
- a CDS encoding acetate/propionate family kinase, with amino-acid sequence MFVLVLNAGSSSLKFNLFDMTKEVSIAEGMAERIGLAEANLECTLAGDKRRDTLPLPTHREALEAILERLRAAVLHDTPIHAVGHRVVHGGPKYGDSVLVTEEVVADIEHFSLYAPLHNPANALGIRTAMEAFPDVPHVAVFDTAFHHDIPDFARIYGIPYELSQKYGIRRYGFHGTSHAFVAARTALLLCRPLRSLKIITCHIGNGTSICAVLNGKSMDTSMGMTPLQGVIMGTRCGTIDPSVVEMLMEYENLDYKAITDLLNKKSGLLGISGVSSDFREIEMAANQGNERARLARDLLTYNVRQFIGSYATVLDGVDAITFTAGIGTHSTFVRAKVCSKLTFLGVKLDPEANEHGKGERIISTSDSRVVVTVVPTNEELMIAREAVR; translated from the coding sequence ATGTTCGTCCTCGTCCTGAACGCCGGGTCCTCCAGCCTCAAGTTCAACCTCTTCGATATGACGAAGGAGGTTTCCATCGCCGAAGGCATGGCGGAGCGCATCGGGCTGGCGGAAGCCAATCTGGAATGCACCCTGGCCGGCGACAAGCGCAGGGACACCCTGCCCCTGCCCACCCACCGGGAGGCCCTGGAGGCCATCCTGGAACGCCTTCGCGCCGCCGTCCTCCACGACACGCCCATCCACGCGGTGGGGCACCGGGTGGTGCACGGCGGGCCCAAGTACGGGGATTCGGTCCTGGTCACCGAGGAGGTGGTGGCCGACATCGAGCACTTCTCCCTCTACGCCCCCCTCCACAACCCCGCCAACGCCCTGGGCATCCGCACCGCCATGGAGGCCTTCCCGGACGTGCCCCACGTGGCGGTCTTCGACACGGCCTTCCACCACGACATCCCCGACTTCGCCCGCATCTACGGCATCCCCTACGAACTCAGCCAGAAGTACGGCATCCGGCGCTACGGCTTCCACGGCACCAGCCACGCCTTCGTGGCCGCCCGCACCGCCCTGCTCCTGTGCCGTCCCCTGCGCTCCCTGAAGATCATCACCTGCCACATCGGCAACGGCACGAGCATCTGCGCCGTGCTCAACGGCAAGAGCATGGACACCAGCATGGGCATGACGCCCTTGCAGGGCGTGATCATGGGCACCCGCTGCGGCACCATCGATCCCAGCGTGGTGGAGATGCTCATGGAGTACGAGAACCTCGACTACAAGGCCATCACCGACCTCCTCAACAAGAAGTCCGGCCTCCTGGGCATCTCCGGCGTCTCCTCCGATTTCCGGGAGATCGAGATGGCCGCAAACCAGGGCAACGAGAGGGCCCGCCTGGCCCGGGACCTCCTCACCTACAACGTGCGCCAGTTCATCGGCTCCTACGCGACGGTCCTGGACGGCGTGGACGCCATCACCTTCACCGCCGGCATCGGCACCCACAGCACCTTCGTGCGGGCCAAGGTCTGCAGCAAGCTCACGTTCCTGGGGGTGAAGCTGGATCCCGAGGCCAACGAGCACGGCAAGGGGGAACGGATCATCAGCACCTCCGATTCAAGGGTGGTGGTGACGGTGGTCCCCACGAACGAGGAACTGATGATCGCGCGGGAGGCGGTGCGGTAG
- a CDS encoding ATP-binding protein — translation MTKPPSPSLRTRILLLVCATLVPALLVTGLLVSWQMERHTRALLEEKAGVIAALAAQDEAVVGALAAGRPGAQACAERLRLASGVDYVVVLDLAGNRITHPNPALIGGPFKGGDDREVFRGRAYTSVAEGTLGTALRVFRPVRDPEGRQVGAVVVGVLMKGIDHHLLAVRRMVLGGLLLGLAAGVLGAFAVAWRIKRVLLGMEPGEIAAALQEQLAGVKLYADALRGQTHEFMNKLHVILGLARLGELERLTAYLADLARAADDDVGAVVRAVKDPVLAGFLLARSASAREKNLRVTLAPDSEVPAPGAPGAVHDAITILGNFLENAAEAMGAGGEIGVLLRVEEGRLEIRVEDRGPGLPPGPIFAKGFSTKGPDRGYGLHHARQRVEAAGGLLTAQDREGGGATFRAVIPFPEEVRP, via the coding sequence ATGACGAAGCCCCCCTCCCCCAGCCTGCGCACCCGGATCCTGCTCCTGGTGTGCGCCACCCTCGTCCCCGCCCTCCTGGTGACGGGGCTGCTGGTGAGCTGGCAGATGGAGCGCCACACCCGGGCCCTCCTGGAGGAGAAGGCCGGGGTGATCGCGGCCCTGGCCGCCCAGGACGAGGCGGTGGTGGGGGCCCTGGCCGCGGGGAGGCCCGGGGCCCAGGCCTGTGCGGAGCGCCTGCGCCTGGCCTCGGGGGTGGACTACGTGGTGGTGCTGGACCTGGCCGGGAACCGCATCACCCACCCCAACCCGGCCCTCATCGGGGGCCCCTTCAAGGGGGGGGATGACCGGGAGGTGTTCCGGGGGCGCGCCTACACCTCCGTGGCCGAGGGCACCCTGGGCACGGCCCTGCGGGTGTTCCGGCCGGTGCGGGATCCGGAGGGCCGCCAGGTGGGGGCCGTGGTGGTGGGGGTCCTCATGAAGGGCATCGACCACCACCTGCTGGCGGTGCGGCGCATGGTCCTGGGAGGCCTGCTGCTGGGCCTGGCCGCGGGCGTCCTGGGGGCCTTCGCCGTGGCCTGGCGCATCAAGCGGGTCCTGCTGGGCATGGAGCCGGGGGAGATCGCCGCGGCCCTGCAGGAACAGCTGGCCGGGGTGAAGCTCTACGCGGACGCCCTGCGGGGGCAGACCCATGAATTCATGAACAAGCTGCACGTGATCCTGGGCCTGGCGCGCCTGGGGGAGCTGGAGCGGCTCACGGCCTACCTCGCGGACCTGGCCCGGGCCGCGGACGACGACGTGGGCGCCGTGGTGCGGGCCGTGAAGGACCCGGTGCTCGCGGGGTTCCTCCTTGCCCGGTCCGCCTCGGCGCGGGAAAAGAACCTCCGGGTTACCCTGGCCCCCGATTCCGAGGTGCCGGCCCCCGGGGCCCCCGGGGCGGTGCACGACGCCATCACCATCCTGGGCAACTTCCTGGAGAACGCCGCGGAGGCCATGGGCGCCGGCGGCGAGATCGGCGTGCTCCTGCGGGTGGAGGAGGGCCGCCTGGAGATCCGGGTGGAGGACCGCGGCCCGGGCCTGCCCCCGGGGCCGATCTTCGCCAAGGGCTTCTCCACCAAGGGCCCCGACCGGGGCTACGGCCTCCACCACGCCCGCCAGCGGGTGGAGGCCGCCGGAGGCCTGCTCACCGCCCAGGACCGGGAGGGGGGCGGCGCCACCTTCCGGGCCGTCATCCCCTTCCCCGAGGAGGTCCGCCCATGA
- a CDS encoding response regulator, with amino-acid sequence MIQVLLVEDDPMVAEVNRLYVDRVPGFCAAASARDGAAALELLRTRPFDLVLLDIGMPGPDGLDLLATIRASDLEVDVIFVTAARDTRTIGRALKLGAMDYLIKPFEFERMKQALEHYAQAHRMMSQDRPASQEDLDRVFARPAAHPDLPKGLDRSTLGSVWKALAPGAPGITCEELGQRVGLSRVSVRKYLEFLTTIQALRRESAFGAIGRPLHLYHLQAGAEEAVRPFL; translated from the coding sequence ATGATCCAGGTGCTCCTGGTGGAAGACGATCCCATGGTGGCCGAGGTCAACCGGCTCTACGTGGACCGGGTGCCGGGCTTTTGCGCCGCGGCCAGCGCCCGGGACGGGGCCGCCGCCCTGGAGCTGCTGCGGACCCGGCCCTTCGACCTGGTGCTCCTGGACATCGGCATGCCTGGCCCGGACGGGCTGGACCTCCTGGCCACCATCCGGGCCTCGGACCTGGAGGTGGACGTCATCTTCGTCACCGCCGCCCGGGACACCCGCACCATCGGCCGCGCCCTGAAGCTGGGGGCCATGGACTACCTCATCAAGCCCTTCGAGTTCGAGCGCATGAAGCAGGCCCTGGAGCACTACGCCCAGGCGCACCGCATGATGAGCCAGGACCGCCCCGCCAGCCAGGAGGATCTGGACCGGGTCTTCGCGCGGCCCGCGGCGCACCCGGACCTGCCCAAGGGCCTGGACCGCTCCACCCTGGGCAGCGTCTGGAAGGCCCTGGCGCCCGGCGCCCCGGGCATCACCTGCGAGGAGCTGGGGCAGCGGGTGGGCCTCTCCCGGGTCTCCGTGCGCAAGTACCTGGAATTCCTCACCACCATCCAGGCGCTGCGCCGGGAATCCGCCTTCGGCGCCATCGGCCGGCCCCTGCACCTCTATCATCTGCAGGCCGGGGCCGAGGAGGCCGTCCGTCCCTTTCTTTAA
- a CDS encoding flavocytochrome c: MHRELRKFLAGVALAAAAFAAPQPLAKLHADKGVTCADCHGKGKVRVDDNETAPNLACVRCHGDLKAMAKGAADPLGPHASHLGATSCTICHRGHEASRSYCLSCHDFEMKMPGGSDAAWKPQAMSTRRDKRVDRADVLVVGSGAAGMVAAITAHDAGARVIVLEKQPLTGGNSMLAEGGMNAAGTRAQARKGIKDSVELMKEDTLKGGKYLAEPSLVEILARNSSASVDYMEKLGADLSDVGRLGGASVSRAHRPTGGLPVGAHLVDVLRRNAAERKLDVRVNSRVVKLLEGKDGAIQGVEVSGLHRGTYRILAKSVILAAGGFSANPERVARYQPSLKGMASSNQPGATGDGLDLGEAKGGRLRDMEQIQIHPSVAKGSRILITEAVRGNGAILVNRQGVRFFNEIGTRDAVSQAILHQEGKSAFLVFDESVRRSLKQIDGYFHLKLVKEGATPEALAQALGIPGAALKATLDTYNAAVDARQDPQFKRPDMPRALREAKFYAIEVNPGVHYTMGGLAVDEATRVLAKDGKAIPGFFAAGEVTGGVHGANRLGGNSISQTITFGRIAGATAAAFAKP, encoded by the coding sequence ATGCACCGAGAGCTCCGGAAATTCCTGGCCGGCGTGGCCCTGGCGGCGGCCGCCTTCGCGGCCCCGCAGCCCCTGGCCAAGCTCCACGCGGACAAGGGCGTGACCTGCGCCGATTGCCACGGCAAGGGCAAGGTGCGGGTGGACGACAACGAGACCGCGCCGAACCTGGCCTGCGTGCGCTGCCACGGGGACCTCAAGGCCATGGCCAAGGGCGCGGCCGATCCCCTGGGCCCCCACGCCTCCCACCTGGGCGCCACCAGCTGCACCATCTGCCACCGGGGCCACGAGGCCTCCCGGTCCTACTGCCTCAGCTGCCACGATTTCGAAATGAAGATGCCCGGCGGGAGCGACGCGGCCTGGAAGCCCCAGGCCATGTCCACGCGCCGGGACAAGCGGGTCGACCGCGCCGATGTGCTGGTGGTGGGCAGCGGCGCCGCGGGCATGGTGGCGGCCATCACGGCCCACGACGCGGGGGCGCGGGTCATCGTGCTGGAGAAGCAGCCCCTCACCGGCGGCAATTCCATGCTGGCCGAAGGGGGCATGAACGCCGCGGGCACCCGGGCCCAGGCCCGGAAGGGGATCAAGGATTCGGTGGAGCTCATGAAGGAGGACACCCTCAAGGGGGGCAAGTACCTGGCGGAGCCCTCCCTGGTGGAGATCCTCGCCCGGAACTCCTCGGCCTCCGTGGACTACATGGAGAAGCTGGGCGCGGATCTTTCCGACGTGGGCCGCCTGGGCGGGGCCAGCGTGAGCCGCGCCCACCGCCCCACGGGGGGCCTGCCCGTGGGCGCCCACCTGGTGGACGTGCTCCGGCGCAACGCCGCGGAGCGCAAGCTGGACGTGCGCGTGAACTCCCGGGTGGTGAAACTCCTCGAGGGCAAGGACGGCGCCATCCAGGGCGTCGAGGTGAGCGGGCTCCACCGCGGCACCTACCGCATCCTGGCCAAGTCCGTGATCCTGGCCGCCGGGGGCTTCTCGGCCAATCCGGAGCGGGTGGCGCGCTACCAGCCCTCCCTCAAGGGCATGGCCAGCTCCAACCAGCCCGGGGCCACCGGCGACGGCCTGGACCTGGGCGAGGCCAAGGGCGGCAGGCTGCGGGACATGGAGCAGATCCAGATCCATCCCAGCGTCGCCAAGGGCAGCCGGATCCTCATCACCGAAGCCGTGCGCGGCAACGGCGCGATCCTGGTGAACCGCCAGGGGGTGCGCTTCTTCAACGAGATCGGCACCCGGGACGCCGTGTCCCAGGCCATCCTCCACCAGGAGGGCAAGTCCGCCTTCCTCGTCTTCGATGAAAGCGTGCGCAGGAGCCTCAAGCAGATCGACGGCTACTTCCACCTGAAGCTGGTGAAGGAGGGCGCCACGCCCGAAGCCCTGGCCCAGGCGCTGGGCATCCCCGGGGCCGCCCTCAAGGCCACCCTGGACACCTACAACGCGGCCGTGGACGCCAGGCAGGATCCCCAGTTCAAGCGCCCCGACATGCCCCGGGCCCTGCGGGAGGCGAAGTTCTACGCCATCGAGGTGAACCCGGGCGTCCACTACACCATGGGCGGCCTGGCCGTGGACGAGGCCACCCGCGTGCTGGCCAAGGACGGCAAGGCCATCCCGGGCTTCTTCGCCGCCGGCGAGGTGACCGGGGGCGTCCACGGCGCCAACCGCCTGGGGGGCAACAGCATCTCCCAGACCATCACCTTCGGGCGCATCGCCGGCGCCACCGCGGCGGCCTTCGCGAAACCCTGA